The following is a genomic window from Malus sylvestris chromosome 12, drMalSylv7.2, whole genome shotgun sequence.
TCAGACCAAGACCACGAAGCACAGCTCTTTCTCCCGCAACCATCATGTACTTTGGAACATCTTGTGCCATCACAGAACCACCACCAATAAATGAGAAATAGCCAACATGGCAGAATTGATGAACGACAACAGCCCCTGCATACATCTTGGTCTTGCAGTTCCAGATCAATTTCAGCGTTCTAGCTCGTTCAACCTTCACTTGGCTACACCAAGttcagtttgaggggggagtatTAACCATAGTCATTAGTGATGACATGGTTACTTAGTAATGAAGAATATAGTTAGTTGAAATGTGTTGGTAGGTTGTCATAAGGATAAGATTGGTTAGTATAGTTagaagggtattattgtaattaggttatatggctatatataagggattgtatagctatcatttccttaaggtcatttgtatacattttctctaatcaatcaatacaatctcTTTTGTTCATCTCTATCAATTCTTTCCCTCCTCTGTACCAATTCTCCATCTTTAGCAATGTAGTTAACAAATACCAGAACTCAGGATGGAGACTACCGGGACTCAAATCTGGCATGGGACTCCGACTCCCGGAGCTGAGATACTAGCGGCCAATATTCCGACGACGGGGACACCAAATAGTCATTTACTCATCTATTACATTCTTGTTATTTTGAATGTAATGAACAGTGGTTTGTAAGAACAAATTTACAAAATGAACAGAAAATGTCTTTGCCAACaacatttttcttacaattcTGATTTCTTTCTGTTCAATCAAataccttttcttttcttttcttttatatatgttCTTCCACTCAACAAAACTTAACAGAAAAATTACACATAGCCACAGGCAATACACTACGCATCGAATGATATAAAGAACGAAAAGAATGAATGCAAAACTTGAGTGCACACATCACACCATAAAGAGTGAATCACAAAGCGATTCATCCAAATCCTTACCAAACCTGCAACCTGTTTTCAATTTAACCCCGTCCTCAAACTGATCACCAGCGCAACATGGTTGTTGAGTGTGTTCATGAAAGAATGTGCATCGAGGTTTGTTTCTCCCACCTGAAACCTTTGGCTTACGCAGCAATTGGATCCTGCATTTGAGGAGAGAGACGCGATTAcaatttacaaatttacaacAGAACATTACCAAGCATAAATTTACTTCATTTCTGGTTCGGATTATATACAGTTACCCTAAATAGTAGGAGATTTGGTTGGAGACACAATTATTCCTCTTGCATTGAATAATTAGTTGAAGATTTAATTGcttaatcatttatttttcaaagGGGTAATGCCCTGGAGTTTCTAGCACATTTGAGCAAGGCATTACAACAGATACAGAGGGTAAGTCATTTCTTAAATTCAACCTAAAGAAAGATGGATACGGCTTTGTGGCCCTTTAAGGTTGGAAAAATTATGCGTATTATGttttaaattagaaaaaaacTGTGACTAAAGTACAAAATTACAAGTTCTCAGAACTCAACGTAAATTTTTACCAAAACAGAAAAGCAATAATGTAAATAATAATGATAGATAAGTAAACATACCTTTGCCGTCAAGTTTGAGACAGCCATATGGAACTTTTCTCTGGTTTTTGTACCTGCAACCTGTCCCGCCTTTGCCACCTTACCAAAAGCACCATTTAGCCACGCTGCTCCAGCAGTCACATACCTGTCAGCACCACATAAGAGTTTGTCAACTAACATTCTCTTCTATTCTCATCTATCAATAGAGATGATTATGCTGTCATTTACACTATCAATTCTTTATTTGAGCTgctattggcactccaaaacaGTCTTCCCGCATTCCTTCCTagtgaaataataataaaagaggaGTGTAGGCTAACTtgtttggagtgctaataacaattcccttctTTACTTTTATGTCACTTTTAAGGGGTGAGTCCACTATAGTCAAAACATGAACATAGAACCATCAAACAAACACTAACATAGGAAAAACCAGTCCATGGAAAAAGGGTCAACAAAAAGTATTTTTTGGTACACACAGCGATGATGTTTCAGTCATCTATTAAAAGTAATTTGTGAAGAACAAGAAAATCAGAACTTGAAACCACAAACTGACTCTAAACAATCCATAGAACTAAAGCGTTATGAGAATGAGTGCTACTTAAGTTAAAGATCCTGGTATATGTCAACAAATATATACTACCAAAGTTGTGGAACCCAACctagaaaaattgaaaacacgTGAAGAGCAACCGGGTTTTGTATACCCAATATCAGATTTTTATTTGTAGCACATACTATAGAAGTGGCCTATATGAGTATTTTGGTGTTTGAAGAATGTGTGCCAAGCAAAAAAGGCTTCAAGTTAAACAAATGAACAATGTATACCACTACCCTGGTTAATTTACAGACAATCCATTTTGCACTTTCACCATCATTCTTAAAGAAGGCATGCAACAATTTACAGCAGAAAACTGCTAACTAGATTGACTTTGGGCTCATATACCTGCTTGTTTTGACAGCTGACCCCGTATCATTCAATTTTCTCTCTGCTGCAAATATTGCTGCCATTGTTTTATCTGAGACATGAAGCCTCTGATCAACAGACTTCACTTTCTCATTAACCACGGAAATGCCTACTGTCAATTTCTCTGTAAGCCCCACTTTCCTGTCAAAGGAAATGACCTTCTCTGATGCACTTGCTGTCAACCGATGCTTTTCATCAAATGCTTTAGCCTTGTTCACGGCATCTTGTCCAATAGCCGAACCCCTTGCAAACATAGTGGTCACCACATCTTGTGCTTTATTAACATACACCCTGGTAGGGGAGCCAGTTTTATCCTGCGAAGAGATAATAAAATACCTTGAGCCCATAAACTAggaattatttaaaaataagtcAACTGCTGAAGATGTTAGGAAACAGAGGTTTCAGCATAGATCACTTGGGTATTTGCTCATCTCTAGCACATCATCAGTCATTATCATAATATTGAAGATGGACCAACTAGATGTCGCAATCCAAAAAATGAATGTGCTAGTAGATATTTTATAAGGCAGAAGGCTATGAAATTGGAAAAACGTACTCCATGTCAAGTCATTAATCTTTGTTTTCTAGTCATGTATTTTTTCTCATTCATACACTACAATGCCCTAAAAGAACAGAGAAATGACATACATGACGACCCATGTATATAAACATAAATTTTCATCCGTATTAAAGATCTTATTAGTGATGCAAGGTTTAAATCCCAATGTGGGATTTGACATTCTCAAGTTCTCAACACACAATTTTTTCCATTTCCAGTATTTCTCTGATATCCATTGAAACTGCACTTAAATAACTATATATCTGAAGTTTTTAAACAGGTAAGATTCTTAATATCATAAAATATGTGGTGGTGTCATTGGCTACCTCAGCATCTGGTGAAATATTTTCAGCAGGGGCAACAGAATCAGCACTTACAACCATCCTAACCTCCTGCATGAATTGCACAAAATGAAATCCAAAGCTTTGGCTGTAGGAAAGAAACAAGATTGCAGACACTTTTAAATGAAGCTTACATGCATCTCAATTGGTACATAATTTTGAACAGGAGAAATAGTCACGATCTGATCTACTATTGTTGCTCCCTGCAACCAAAACACAGTTTCCATTATATAGAGCCAAAGAGCAGAAGATTCGTATTCACTGAAAATGACTCCCAAAACAAGTTAAAACCGACAAAACATTTAATTGAAGAATCTGCTTCTTCAGATGATGTCAAGGAAAGTAGTAGATGTCACACAAGTGAATTGAACATGCGACAGCCTTAGATCAAGCATATATAAAGAAATGGATTGTGTACGTTACACTTCaaacaattgaaatttgtaaaatttgaaccaaaaacTAAGCATGCAATCAACAAGCAGCATGGAAAATCCCTTTCTCATAACTTTTTCCATTGACATATCACCATTTAAGATACCAGGGTTCTTTTAGTGCTTTTCAAAGCAACTCACATTGAGCATACAAATAAAAGCACAAAAAGCCTAGCTTGAAGCTAAAGAAAGTGTTCAATGCTCGCTTCCAAAAAACTGCATATTAATCAACTCCACAGACAACCtctaaggaaaacaaagaaacaagcattGATTATGAAGAAAATAATTATTACTTATTAGGCATTGACTTCAATTCcaagaaattgaaaaacaaatttgagaacaaTACCGATAACAACAACGCGATTTCAAGAGCTTTGGGATCCTTGAAAGTAACAAATGCAGTCTTTGATTTCCCTGGCTCACTGCACACACAACCAATTCAGCAAACAAGATTAACAACTGCAACAAAAACTTACCACTGAGTTTTTTGCTCACAACATGCAAGAAAGACGATAAATTTCGAAACACAAATCTGGGTTACAGGATATATCTGATTACAAgctcaaattttcaatttttggaaaATAAACTCAAGTCAAATacttttttcttccattttctcaATTGTTTAATGTAAGTATGCATGCATGTAAgtaaatacatattttcttaCTTAAGTTGACTCTACCCTTTTACTTTATTTACCTTTCTTTCCCTCTGAAAATTACCgggaaaattaagaaaaaaatcttctcttcttacattttattttctCGGGAACCAAACAGAATGAAAACCCCTAATgcaagtataaaaataaaaataaaaaaacgaaaaatcgTACCGTTGGATATGAATGCGTTCGATTTCCCCAGAGAAGGAGAAGAACTCGTGAATCTCTCTCTCACTAGCTAGATCTGACAGTTGCTTTACTTGGACTGTCCTCGTCTgcccaaaaataaaattcaaaattaatttctaaAATTCACAAAATCTAAGTACTAAAAAGTAAAATTGTATCTGTAAGTTGGTTTGCTGGAAGACCTGCTGCTGCATTGTGAGTGTGAGCTCTGTGAAAGAAGGAAAGTCTTCTCCTTTCAGAAGGGTTGTTGGCGGCGGCGCCGGTGGTTGGTACAGCTATGACTTGGGGGAGAAAAATTGAAGTGCCAACCACCAGACcaaaccagagagagagagagagagaaggaatgtATTTTTGTGGAGATGGGTAGCTTCACAATCATTTTCCTTAAATAACCCTGCTATCTTCTCAAATTTCTCTTTTATTGAACTTCCTATTTTGCCCTTTTGGCTTCATGATACGACACCACTTTATGtgctttttagttttttattctACTAATTTCTGTGATTTATTCTTTTTGCTCTTCACAGTTGATGCAAAGGgaagaaataacaaaacaaagTCCCTGACAAGACTTTTCTTTTGGCCCAAGTCATTTTTATGCGAAGCAATTGTAGTAGTGATATTTCAATTTTAACTTAATTGGAGTAATGGTTCTtgaactaaaaatttatgattattGATCTCTTAACACATTAAAACGTAGACTACGGTCTTTTTCGTCAATTCCGTcataatttttgtcaaatggcagatatggaaaaccaaatgagaaaattctaacaatgatccctcaactttaatctaattagagcaatggtctctcaattTATTCAGTTGTACCATGATCCCTACACCATAACTCATTTTAAAGGATGTTCTGACAAAATTAAGGAAAAGTATCGTACCTGCACGTTTTAAGGAATTAAGGAACCAAtgatcataatttttttattgaaagatCCAGTTAAGTTAAGTTAACttaccattgctacaatttctcCTTTTTATGTCACAGAGTTAAATGATCTTAAACTTTGAACTACAAGCTTCTTCTTTGTAAGTAAAAAAACATCTAATTAATTAGCtaactaattaaattagtttatttaaaaactaaaagaggcaattttcaaaaaaaaaaaactaaaagaggCATAATTGTACATTTAAAATCACCTTTCACATCAAATTCGTTGatatttcttttgattaatcCTAGAAATGACAAGGGAATGGAGTAATATTGTGTTTTCGTTCTTCGTGGTCTCTAAATTGAGATCTCATCGCATAGATGAATGGAAAAATGTTTACCAGTATCGCATAAAGTTCACATCGATTATAATCAGAAATTTGTAATTTAAATGTTTACGAGCATTTATCCTTTCATTTTATGTCGGACGATTAATTCCTCCTTTCTCCAATAACGTTTGAGAAAGGGTTGTTGATGTGTCTATTGAGACATCCTACTTGAAAGGAGGGAGTTAGCAACACATTTGGAGCTAGTTGAGTTCTTGTTGTTTTGCTTCTCGACAATGCAAAGCAGCGTACTCAATAATTTCTTTTATAAATAAGAATGGAGAAATTCATACATGAGAATATGTT
Proteins encoded in this region:
- the LOC126593397 gene encoding binding partner of ACD11 1: MQQQTRTVQVKQLSDLASEREIHEFFSFSGEIERIHIQREPGKSKTAFVTFKDPKALEIALLLSGATIVDQIVTISPVQNYVPIEMHEVRMVVSADSVAPAENISPDAEDKTGSPTRVYVNKAQDVVTTMFARGSAIGQDAVNKAKAFDEKHRLTASASEKVISFDRKVGLTEKLTVGISVVNEKVKSVDQRLHVSDKTMAAIFAAERKLNDTGSAVKTSRYVTAGAAWLNGAFGKVAKAGQVAGTKTREKFHMAVSNLTAKDPIAA